In Phyllobacterium zundukense, one DNA window encodes the following:
- a CDS encoding homospermidine synthase — protein sequence MAKADWPVHGEITGPIVMIGFGSIGRGTLPLIERHFKYDKSRLVVIDPSDANKKLLDERGIRFIQQAVTRENYKELLKPLLTEGGGQGFCVNLSVDTSSVDIMRLCRKLGALYIDTVIEPWSGFYYASNIDNADRTNYALRQTLLAEKKKHPGGPTAVSCCGANPGMVSWFVKQAVLELARDLRVDHTEPARSDRDGWARLMNKIGVKGIHIAERDTQRAAEPKPFGAFWNTWSVDGFISEGLQPAELGWGTHEKWMPKNARKQKKGNKAAIFLEQPGADTRIRTWCPTEGAQFGLLVTHNEAISIADFFTVYDKKGKAAYRPTCHYAYHPSNVATLSLDEMFGAAGQPQAIQHVLDESEIVDGADELGVLLYGHDKNAYWYGSQLTIEEARKLAPYQNATGLQVTSAVMAGMVWALENPDAGIVETDEIDFRRCLEVQKPYLGPLKGHYTDWTPLENRPGLFKENLDLDDPWQFRNILVR from the coding sequence ATGGCGAAGGCTGATTGGCCTGTACATGGAGAAATTACCGGTCCGATCGTGATGATCGGTTTCGGGTCCATCGGACGGGGTACCCTGCCCCTCATCGAACGCCACTTCAAATACGATAAATCCCGCCTGGTCGTTATCGATCCTAGCGATGCCAACAAGAAACTGCTCGACGAGCGCGGCATCCGCTTCATTCAGCAAGCCGTTACCAGGGAAAATTACAAGGAATTGCTCAAGCCGCTTTTGACCGAAGGCGGCGGACAGGGTTTCTGCGTCAATCTTTCCGTCGATACCTCGTCCGTCGATATCATGCGCCTTTGCCGCAAGCTCGGCGCGCTTTATATCGATACGGTGATCGAGCCCTGGTCCGGCTTCTACTATGCCAGTAACATCGACAACGCCGATCGCACCAATTACGCCCTGCGCCAGACCCTGCTTGCTGAAAAGAAGAAGCATCCCGGCGGCCCGACCGCGGTTTCCTGTTGCGGGGCAAATCCCGGCATGGTCTCGTGGTTCGTCAAGCAGGCCGTGCTCGAGCTCGCGCGGGACCTCCGCGTTGACCACACCGAACCGGCGCGAAGCGATCGTGATGGCTGGGCGCGCCTGATGAACAAGATCGGCGTGAAGGGTATCCATATTGCCGAGCGCGACACGCAGCGCGCCGCCGAGCCCAAGCCTTTCGGTGCCTTCTGGAACACCTGGTCGGTCGACGGTTTCATTTCCGAAGGTCTGCAACCGGCCGAACTCGGCTGGGGAACCCACGAAAAGTGGATGCCGAAGAATGCCCGCAAGCAGAAGAAGGGCAACAAGGCAGCGATCTTCCTTGAGCAGCCTGGCGCTGATACCCGTATCCGTACCTGGTGCCCGACCGAAGGCGCCCAATTCGGGCTCTTGGTCACGCACAACGAGGCGATCTCGATCGCCGATTTCTTCACCGTGTACGACAAGAAGGGCAAGGCCGCCTATCGGCCGACATGCCACTATGCCTATCATCCGTCCAACGTCGCGACGCTGTCGCTCGACGAGATGTTCGGCGCAGCCGGCCAGCCGCAGGCAATCCAGCATGTGCTCGACGAGTCGGAAATCGTCGACGGTGCCGATGAACTCGGCGTCCTGCTCTATGGCCACGACAAGAATGCCTACTGGTACGGTTCGCAGCTGACGATCGAGGAAGCCCGCAAGCTTGCTCCCTATCAGAATGCGACCGGTCTGCAGGTCACATCGGCCGTCATGGCCGGCATGGTCTGGGCGCTTGAAAACCCGGATGCCGGCATCGTCGAGACTGACGAGATCGACTTCCGCCGCTGCCTTGAAGTGCAAAAGCCCTATCTCGGACCACTCAAGGGCCACTACACCGATTGGACCCCGCTGGAGAACCGTCCTGGCTTGTTCAAGGAAAATCTCGATCTTGACGATCCCTGGCAGTTCCGCAACATCCTGGTGCGCTGA
- a CDS encoding heme-dependent oxidative N-demethylase family protein has product MTTTAPAHTPYDGSAQPFTIGLQQLDPKDWIEIDDNLLAYLAEKQRLFALHGERIFVEEPGTAVAQKEVLDLLSTHLAEHYPSIYSREGDTIAIAGRDEPVPLGETETPFLHRAASLVQEDLVLMRKDEQRGWHLAAASLSFPSSWTLLEKFGRSMDDIHAPVPDFGAGTRNAGLITRMFDNLRLDRPVWRMNWSLQPDGNLYHPLASHQKGALYTDGDIAEQSFVRVERQTLRKLPQSGDILFTIRIHLDPIKALKKHPECRAVAEAFARQLEALNPAQTHYKGIMTIRERLIDALKRL; this is encoded by the coding sequence ATGACCACCACTGCCCCCGCGCACACGCCTTATGATGGTTCGGCGCAACCCTTCACCATAGGGTTGCAACAACTCGACCCGAAGGACTGGATCGAGATCGACGACAATCTCCTCGCCTATCTTGCCGAAAAACAGCGCCTCTTCGCGCTGCATGGCGAAAGGATATTCGTCGAGGAGCCGGGTACGGCGGTGGCCCAGAAGGAAGTCCTGGACCTGCTAAGCACCCATCTGGCCGAGCATTACCCATCAATCTACAGCCGTGAGGGCGACACCATTGCCATTGCCGGGCGGGATGAACCGGTGCCGCTTGGCGAAACGGAGACTCCTTTCCTGCACCGCGCCGCCAGTCTCGTTCAGGAAGACCTAGTCCTGATGCGCAAGGACGAGCAGCGCGGCTGGCATCTCGCCGCCGCCTCGCTGTCCTTTCCTTCATCCTGGACGCTGCTGGAGAAATTCGGCCGCTCGATGGACGATATCCACGCCCCGGTCCCCGATTTTGGTGCCGGCACCCGCAATGCCGGGCTGATCACCCGCATGTTCGACAATCTGCGCCTCGATCGTCCGGTCTGGCGCATGAACTGGTCGCTGCAGCCAGATGGCAATCTCTATCACCCGCTCGCCAGCCACCAGAAGGGAGCGCTCTACACCGACGGTGACATCGCCGAACAGAGTTTCGTTCGGGTCGAGCGCCAGACATTGCGCAAACTGCCTCAATCCGGCGATATTCTTTTCACCATCCGCATTCATCTTGATCCTATAAAGGCGCTGAAGAAACATCCTGAATGTCGCGCCGTTGCCGAAGCTTTTGCCCGCCAGCTCGAAGCGCTTAATCCTGCGCAGACGCACTACAAAGGTATTATGACAATCCGCGAACGGCTGATCGACGCTCTCAAACGCCTATAA
- a CDS encoding M3 family oligoendopeptidase yields the protein MSFQMTGYTYDHAVSAASKSGGAAAAKDDQTALGSLPEWNLADLYPSAESSELKADLERANELAIAFEQRWKANLADEAGKPAGGDFATSIREFEALEELIGKIVSFAGLVYAGDTSDPKRAKLYGDIQQKMTDASTHLIFYSLELNRIDDAVIEKAMEDNPAIAHYRPWLVDLRKDRPYQLEDKLEQLFHEKSITGRGAWNRLFDETMTALRFKVNGEELPLEPTLNLLQDADGDLRKAASEALAKTFKENLRTFTLITNTLAKDKEISDRWRGFEDIADSRHLANRVEREVVDALAEAVQAAYPRLSHRYYALKAKWLGLEYLNNWDRNAPLPETPQAVISWTDARETVLSAYNGFAPEMADIARAFFDRNWIDAPTRPGKSPGAFAHPTVPSVHPYVLLNYMGKPRDVMTLAHELGHGVHQVLAAAQGALMASTPLTLAETASVFGEMLTFRSLLEKTRDKRERKAMLAQKAEDMINTVVRQIAFYQFERRVHTERAAGELTSDRIGEIWLDVQKESLGPAVRFGSGYETFWTYIPHFIHSPFYVYAYAFGDCLVNSLYAVYQNADAGFQQKYFDMLKAGGTKHHSELLAPFGLDATDPAFWQKGLSVIEGIIDELEAMGVA from the coding sequence ATGAGTTTTCAAATGACTGGATACACATACGATCATGCAGTTTCGGCTGCTTCAAAATCTGGTGGCGCCGCCGCGGCAAAGGATGATCAGACCGCCCTTGGTAGCCTCCCCGAATGGAACCTCGCTGATCTTTATCCGTCAGCGGAAAGCAGCGAACTGAAGGCCGATCTGGAACGGGCCAATGAACTGGCCATTGCATTCGAGCAGCGCTGGAAGGCCAATCTCGCCGACGAAGCGGGCAAACCGGCCGGCGGCGATTTCGCCACCTCCATCCGGGAATTCGAAGCACTGGAGGAACTGATCGGCAAGATCGTCTCCTTTGCCGGCCTTGTCTATGCCGGCGACACATCCGATCCGAAGCGCGCCAAACTCTATGGCGACATCCAGCAGAAGATGACCGATGCCAGCACGCATCTGATCTTTTACAGTCTCGAACTCAACCGTATCGACGATGCCGTGATCGAAAAGGCGATGGAGGACAATCCTGCAATCGCCCACTACCGGCCGTGGCTGGTCGATCTGCGCAAGGATCGGCCTTATCAGCTCGAAGACAAGCTCGAGCAATTGTTCCACGAGAAGTCGATCACCGGGCGCGGCGCCTGGAACCGCCTGTTCGACGAGACCATGACCGCCTTGCGTTTCAAGGTGAACGGCGAGGAGCTGCCGCTCGAGCCGACGCTGAACCTGCTTCAGGATGCGGACGGCGATCTGCGCAAGGCGGCTTCCGAAGCACTGGCAAAGACCTTCAAGGAAAACCTGCGCACCTTTACCCTAATCACCAATACGTTGGCAAAGGACAAGGAAATCTCCGACCGCTGGCGCGGCTTCGAGGATATCGCCGATAGCCGCCATCTCGCCAACCGCGTCGAGCGCGAGGTGGTCGACGCGCTCGCCGAGGCGGTGCAGGCCGCCTATCCGAGACTGTCGCATCGCTATTATGCGCTGAAGGCGAAATGGCTCGGTCTCGAATATCTCAACAACTGGGACCGCAACGCGCCGCTTCCCGAAACGCCGCAGGCAGTCATCTCCTGGACCGATGCGCGCGAGACCGTGCTGTCCGCCTATAATGGCTTCGCTCCGGAAATGGCCGATATTGCGCGTGCTTTCTTCGACAGGAACTGGATCGATGCACCGACCCGCCCGGGCAAATCGCCCGGTGCCTTCGCCCATCCCACCGTTCCCTCGGTGCACCCCTATGTGCTTCTCAACTATATGGGCAAGCCGCGCGATGTGATGACCCTGGCGCACGAGCTTGGTCACGGGGTGCATCAAGTCCTCGCCGCCGCCCAGGGCGCGCTGATGGCTTCAACGCCGCTGACGCTCGCCGAAACGGCGTCGGTATTCGGCGAAATGCTGACCTTCCGGTCGCTTCTGGAGAAAACCAGGGACAAGCGCGAGCGCAAGGCGATGCTGGCGCAGAAGGCCGAGGACATGATCAACACGGTCGTGCGCCAGATCGCCTTCTACCAGTTCGAGCGCCGCGTCCACACGGAACGGGCGGCCGGGGAATTGACGTCCGATCGCATCGGCGAAATCTGGCTGGATGTGCAGAAGGAGAGCCTCGGACCGGCGGTCCGCTTCGGCTCAGGCTACGAAACCTTCTGGACCTATATTCCGCATTTCATTCACTCACCGTTCTATGTCTACGCCTATGCTTTCGGCGACTGCCTGGTGAACTCGCTTTACGCGGTCTACCAGAATGCCGATGCGGGCTTTCAGCAGAAATATTTCGACATGCTGAAGGCCGGCGGTACCAAGCACCACTCCGAATTGCTGGCGCCCTTCGGGCTTGACGCAACCGACCCTGCCTTCTGGCAAAAGGGCCTTTCAGTCATCGAGGGCATTATCGACGAGCTGGAGGCCATGGGCGTCGCATAA
- a CDS encoding DUF882 domain-containing protein — MLFASAQASAETRTLRLYFIHTKERAEITFKKNGRYQQDGLNKLNKFLRDWRRNEPTKMDPRLFDLVWQIYQNVGGRDYINVVSAYRSPATNSMLRSRSRGVAQKSQHMLGRAMDWYLPGVKLSTLRVAALKFQAGGVGYYPTSGSPFVHTDVGSVRHWPRMSRRELLAVFPDGKTLHVPSDGKPLPGYEQALAAYESRKRSGSSIQIASASSSTGRRGKTLFGVLFGGGADEEEDTGESSVAVASAPSRSVVKAPPAADDSEEGAAQAPAPAQATAQPAAIAPGLPTRDAPAPLTAPRPDAPLAGAPEDNQALAFAVPIPLRRPDYTPTPAPEPSTLNALAEDKSTVIAALPTPRPQDSASAIRDMIAANVDSSDTAQAQPEMANALVPVPFDKPRNAQKSNDMMVASVVPNQRPVAPAAETAAAAVQDIIQVADEDDLTPEAIIKQSDTVQGSDVAASQPAAEMPTLPGTTGGRVLHAQPGANTQMASAEPQPSLRRTMLEAKGDPVAMLDSGVVTTAKGSKPRRQTAQNHSAKAIQVSSDLPDRALSNQQVAEISPDVEPAVLRNETLRMAPTTVYTAGFQQSLPVADANKFTGKAVTFLQIAKFNPTNGS; from the coding sequence ATGCTGTTTGCATCCGCACAGGCTTCTGCCGAGACGAGGACTCTCAGACTTTACTTTATCCATACAAAAGAACGTGCCGAAATTACGTTCAAAAAGAACGGCCGATACCAGCAGGACGGCTTGAACAAGCTCAATAAATTCCTGCGCGACTGGCGCCGTAATGAACCGACGAAGATGGACCCCCGCTTGTTCGATCTCGTCTGGCAGATTTACCAGAACGTCGGCGGCCGTGACTACATCAACGTCGTTTCCGCATACCGTTCCCCTGCAACAAATTCCATGCTGCGTTCCCGTTCGCGCGGCGTCGCGCAAAAGAGCCAGCACATGCTCGGCAGAGCAATGGACTGGTATCTGCCCGGCGTGAAGCTCTCGACGCTTCGCGTGGCAGCATTGAAGTTCCAGGCCGGCGGCGTTGGCTATTATCCGACCTCCGGCTCACCCTTCGTGCATACCGACGTCGGTAGCGTCCGTCATTGGCCGCGCATGAGCCGCAGGGAACTGCTAGCAGTATTCCCGGACGGCAAGACACTCCATGTTCCTTCCGATGGCAAGCCGTTGCCCGGTTATGAGCAAGCGCTCGCTGCCTATGAATCGCGCAAGCGTAGCGGCAGTTCGATCCAGATTGCCAGCGCTTCATCGAGCACGGGCCGTCGTGGCAAGACCCTCTTTGGCGTTCTTTTCGGTGGCGGCGCCGACGAAGAAGAAGATACCGGCGAAAGTTCAGTTGCTGTAGCTTCTGCCCCGAGCCGCAGTGTTGTTAAGGCGCCACCGGCAGCGGACGATTCAGAGGAAGGTGCGGCACAGGCTCCAGCGCCAGCCCAGGCCACCGCGCAACCGGCGGCCATCGCTCCGGGCCTGCCGACGCGGGATGCGCCTGCGCCTTTGACTGCGCCTCGGCCTGATGCTCCGCTTGCTGGCGCGCCCGAAGATAATCAGGCTTTGGCCTTCGCGGTGCCCATCCCTCTTCGCCGCCCGGATTACACGCCGACGCCGGCGCCGGAACCTTCAACGCTCAATGCGCTTGCAGAGGATAAGTCGACTGTTATTGCGGCCTTGCCGACGCCCCGGCCACAAGACAGCGCCAGTGCCATCCGCGACATGATCGCAGCCAACGTCGATAGTTCCGATACGGCTCAGGCACAGCCCGAAATGGCCAATGCGCTTGTGCCCGTTCCCTTCGACAAGCCGCGCAATGCACAAAAGTCGAATGATATGATGGTTGCGTCGGTTGTGCCCAACCAGCGTCCTGTGGCCCCAGCCGCCGAGACCGCAGCTGCCGCCGTGCAGGATATCATTCAGGTGGCGGATGAAGATGATCTGACACCGGAAGCAATCATCAAGCAGTCTGACACGGTGCAGGGAAGCGATGTTGCGGCTTCGCAGCCAGCGGCGGAAATGCCGACATTGCCTGGAACGACGGGCGGACGTGTCCTGCATGCACAGCCAGGTGCAAATACGCAAATGGCATCGGCTGAACCGCAGCCATCGCTGCGCCGGACCATGCTTGAGGCCAAGGGCGACCCGGTTGCCATGCTCGACAGCGGTGTCGTCACAACGGCGAAGGGCTCGAAACCGCGCCGCCAGACAGCGCAGAACCACAGCGCAAAAGCCATCCAGGTTTCTTCCGACCTGCCGGACCGCGCACTCTCGAACCAGCAGGTAGCCGAGATCTCGCCGGACGTGGAGCCAGCAGTTCTGCGCAATGAAACACTGCGCATGGCTCCGACAACAGTCTATACGGCGGGCTTCCAGCAGAGCCTGCCGGTGGCGGATGCCAACAAGTTTACCGGCAAGGCCGTCACGTTCCTGCAGATCGCCAAGTTCAATCCGACCAACGGATCTTAA
- a CDS encoding endonuclease domain-containing protein: MPHSNIQPRTRIRAKILRRELTKAEWRMWDMLRGFRSRGARFRRETPIGPYIADFAWLSAHIIIEVDGDTHATAMGVQHDHNRDAFLLRQGFRVLRFDNNDVIFSGEAVYREIEVALKEYLFPASTA, translated from the coding sequence ATGCCGCATAGTAACATTCAGCCACGAACCAGAATTCGGGCCAAAATACTTCGCCGCGAATTGACCAAGGCTGAATGGCGAATGTGGGACATGCTGCGTGGTTTTCGCAGTCGTGGTGCCCGGTTTCGTCGCGAGACACCGATCGGGCCCTATATCGCGGACTTTGCCTGGTTATCCGCACACATCATCATCGAGGTGGATGGTGATACACATGCCACAGCAATGGGGGTGCAGCATGACCACAACCGCGATGCCTTTTTGCTACGCCAGGGTTTTCGTGTTCTTAGGTTCGACAATAATGACGTGATTTTTTCCGGGGAAGCTGTGTACCGCGAGATTGAGGTGGCGCTGAAAGAGTACCTTTTTCCAGCGTCAACTGCATAA
- a CDS encoding 2-dehydro-3-deoxy-phosphogluconate aldolase yields MTQKTDLLLPVLKGQPVIPVLLIQNVADAVPLARALAAGGLPAIEITLRTAAALGAIRAVANEVPEAIVGAGTILNARQYEEASEAGSRFIVSPGATPQLIEAARHSKVPLLPGAITPGEIMALREEGYTMLKFFPAEQAGGATFLKSLASPLAGTLFCPTGGIGVANAKTYLNLPNVVCVGGSWVAPEELVKAGKWDEITRLAAEAVKLAS; encoded by the coding sequence ATGACCCAGAAGACCGATTTGCTCCTACCCGTCCTCAAGGGCCAGCCGGTTATTCCGGTGCTTCTCATTCAAAATGTGGCCGATGCCGTGCCTCTGGCGCGTGCACTCGCCGCCGGCGGCCTGCCCGCCATCGAGATCACACTGCGCACGGCCGCAGCTCTCGGCGCCATTCGCGCCGTCGCCAATGAAGTGCCGGAAGCCATTGTCGGCGCCGGAACCATTCTCAATGCCCGCCAGTATGAGGAAGCGAGCGAAGCCGGTTCGCGCTTTATCGTCAGTCCCGGTGCAACCCCGCAGCTCATCGAAGCAGCCCGCCACAGCAAGGTGCCGCTGCTCCCCGGCGCCATCACGCCCGGCGAGATCATGGCGCTGCGCGAAGAAGGCTATACGATGCTGAAGTTCTTCCCTGCCGAACAGGCAGGCGGTGCGACATTCCTGAAATCGCTGGCCTCGCCGCTGGCCGGCACGCTGTTCTGTCCAACCGGCGGTATCGGCGTCGCCAATGCCAAGACCTATCTGAACTTGCCGAATGTCGTCTGCGTCGGCGGCTCATGGGTTGCACCAGAGGAACTGGTCAAGGCTGGCAAGTGGGATGAGATCACCAGACTCGCCGCTGAAGCGGTCAAACTGGCAAGTTGA
- a CDS encoding rhodanese-related sulfurtransferase codes for MTDHSSNLPFTVAALYRFARLDHYQSLQEPLAKLCCGQGIKGTLLLAAEGINGTVAGSAAAIKKLVDFLEAEPAIAGMELKYSFASEMPFKRMKVRLKKEIVTMGVEDIDPLQSVGTYVPAKDWNALISDPDTILIDTRNDYETAIGTFAGAVDPQTKTFREFPQWVENHRDELEGKKIAMFCTGGIRCEKATAFVKGLGFDDVFHLKGGILKYLEDVPAEESRWEGECFVFDERVSVGHGLIEGEAELCHACRNPIAPEDKLSPLFEDGVSCPNCYHERTDEDRARFAERQKQVRLARERGEKQHIGS; via the coding sequence ATGACGGATCATTCTTCAAACCTGCCCTTTACAGTGGCCGCGCTCTACCGCTTTGCCCGGCTGGATCACTACCAGTCGCTGCAGGAGCCGCTGGCGAAGCTGTGCTGCGGACAGGGGATCAAGGGCACGCTGCTTCTTGCCGCCGAAGGTATCAACGGCACTGTCGCAGGGTCGGCGGCGGCGATCAAGAAACTTGTCGATTTTCTTGAAGCGGAGCCTGCCATTGCCGGAATGGAGCTCAAATATTCCTTTGCGAGCGAGATGCCCTTCAAGCGCATGAAGGTGCGGCTGAAGAAGGAAATCGTCACCATGGGTGTCGAGGATATCGATCCGCTGCAGAGCGTCGGCACCTATGTGCCGGCCAAGGACTGGAATGCGCTGATCTCCGATCCTGATACGATCCTGATCGATACGCGCAATGACTACGAAACGGCGATCGGTACTTTTGCCGGTGCGGTCGATCCGCAGACGAAAACCTTCCGTGAGTTTCCGCAGTGGGTCGAAAATCACCGTGACGAACTGGAAGGCAAGAAGATTGCCATGTTCTGCACCGGCGGTATTCGCTGCGAGAAGGCGACCGCCTTCGTCAAGGGTCTTGGCTTCGACGATGTGTTTCATCTGAAGGGCGGCATCCTCAAATATCTCGAGGATGTGCCTGCCGAGGAGAGCCGCTGGGAAGGCGAATGCTTCGTCTTCGACGAGCGGGTTTCAGTCGGCCATGGGCTGATCGAGGGTGAGGCCGAACTATGCCACGCCTGCCGCAATCCGATAGCTCCGGAAGACAAGCTTTCGCCCCTGTTCGAGGATGGTGTCTCCTGTCCGAACTGCTACCACGAGCGGACGGATGAAGACCGTGCCCGTTTTGCCGAGCGGCAGAAGCAGGTGCGGTTAGCCAGAGAACGCGGCGAGAAGCAGCACATCGGGTCTTAG